From one Tsukamurella tyrosinosolvens genomic stretch:
- a CDS encoding substrate-binding domain-containing protein produces the protein MKKTTQRPRKLRTLLAATAAGTAALITVVGCSSTGGAPRDTGDGGAGVGSAGTKRLTIAMVTHQQPGDTFWDLIRKGAEMAAKKDNVTLRYSNDPQAPNQANLVQAAIDSKVDGIALTLSTPNAFQAVVQNAQKAGIPVSAFNAGYNDYARMGIQQYFGQDETTAGVAVGERLAKEGAKKAICIIQQQGQVQLESRCAGVRTGLAGGTVENLNVNGEDMTDVQSKVNAKLQQDPSIDTVVALGAPFALTATKAVESAGAKPRIVTFDTNAALVGAIQNGKVAWAVDQQPYLQGYLAIDSLWLQIINGNTIGGGQAVFTGPAFIDKTNVDKVAELAKGGTR, from the coding sequence ATGAAGAAGACCACGCAGCGGCCGCGGAAGCTCCGAACCCTGCTCGCCGCGACCGCGGCCGGCACGGCCGCGCTCATCACGGTGGTGGGGTGCTCGAGCACGGGCGGTGCGCCGCGCGACACCGGCGACGGCGGCGCCGGAGTCGGCTCGGCGGGCACCAAGCGCCTGACCATCGCCATGGTCACGCACCAGCAGCCCGGCGACACCTTCTGGGACCTCATCCGCAAGGGCGCGGAGATGGCGGCGAAGAAGGACAACGTCACCCTCCGGTACTCCAACGACCCGCAGGCGCCCAACCAGGCGAATCTCGTGCAGGCGGCGATCGACAGCAAGGTCGACGGGATCGCGCTCACCCTCTCCACGCCCAACGCCTTCCAGGCCGTGGTGCAGAACGCGCAGAAGGCGGGGATCCCGGTCTCCGCGTTCAACGCCGGCTACAACGACTACGCCCGCATGGGGATCCAACAGTACTTCGGCCAGGACGAGACCACCGCGGGCGTCGCCGTAGGGGAGCGCCTCGCGAAGGAGGGCGCGAAGAAGGCCATCTGCATCATCCAGCAGCAGGGGCAGGTCCAGCTCGAGTCGCGGTGCGCGGGGGTCCGGACGGGCCTCGCGGGCGGCACCGTCGAGAACCTCAACGTCAACGGTGAGGACATGACCGACGTGCAGTCGAAGGTCAACGCCAAGCTGCAGCAGGACCCGAGCATCGACACCGTGGTGGCCCTGGGCGCCCCCTTCGCGCTGACGGCCACCAAGGCGGTCGAGAGCGCCGGCGCCAAGCCACGGATCGTCACCTTCGACACCAACGCGGCCCTGGTCGGAGCGATCCAGAACGGCAAGGTCGCGTGGGCCGTCGATCAGCAGCCGTACCTGCAGGGCTACCTCGCCATCGATTCGCTCTGGCTGCAGATCATCAACGGCAACACCATCGGCGGCGGGCAGGCCGTGTTCACCGGGCCGGCGTTCATCGACAAGACCAACGTCGACAAGGTCGCCGAGCTCGCCAAGGGCGGTACCCGCTGA
- a CDS encoding Gfo/Idh/MocA family protein, which yields MSGNSIGVAVIGAGMAGKAHAAGYRSATAVYGPGLPDVRLVSIADAYEPLAEDTARRFGFERHDTSWQAIAAADDIDVVSVVVANALHREIVESLLAAGKHVLCEKPLSDALADARAMVAAADTAAERGVLGRIGLTYLRSPGIALLGELVRSGRLGRLINVDGAYWTDYACDPDGPISWRFKGPAGSGALADVGSHLTYIAELFGGPVATVRGATLHTAFPTRPKPLGRVIGHEHGAVSDERDAVENDDVAGFFVDFAGGGTGALQVSRVAAGHPNTLKVEVFCERGSAAFDFRNPGQVQVVLADGDHALGGPRTVTLGPDHPYWRGGLAMDAPGVGIGQNDGFVFQARAMLEEVAGLRADESLPRNADFADGLHNMELIDAVARSAVAGGAPVDVPSLLPRS from the coding sequence ATGAGCGGGAACAGCATCGGCGTCGCCGTGATCGGCGCCGGCATGGCGGGGAAGGCGCACGCCGCCGGGTACCGGTCCGCCACCGCCGTCTACGGCCCCGGACTGCCGGACGTGCGGCTGGTCTCCATCGCCGACGCGTACGAACCGCTGGCGGAGGACACCGCTCGCCGGTTCGGCTTCGAGCGGCACGACACCTCCTGGCAGGCGATCGCGGCTGCCGACGACATCGACGTGGTGAGCGTGGTCGTGGCCAACGCACTGCACCGGGAGATCGTCGAATCCCTTCTGGCCGCGGGCAAGCACGTGCTCTGCGAGAAGCCTCTCTCGGACGCCCTCGCCGACGCGCGCGCCATGGTGGCCGCCGCGGACACGGCCGCCGAGCGCGGCGTCCTGGGCCGGATCGGCCTGACGTACCTCCGCTCGCCCGGCATCGCCCTGCTCGGCGAACTGGTGCGGAGCGGCCGCCTGGGCCGGCTCATCAACGTCGACGGCGCCTACTGGACCGACTACGCCTGCGACCCCGATGGCCCGATCAGCTGGCGGTTCAAGGGCCCGGCGGGCTCGGGCGCGCTCGCCGACGTCGGCAGCCACCTGACCTACATCGCGGAGCTGTTCGGCGGCCCGGTCGCCACCGTCCGCGGCGCGACGCTGCACACCGCGTTCCCGACGCGCCCCAAGCCGCTCGGCCGCGTCATCGGCCACGAGCACGGCGCGGTCAGCGACGAGCGGGACGCCGTTGAGAACGACGACGTGGCCGGCTTCTTCGTGGACTTCGCGGGCGGCGGGACCGGCGCGCTGCAGGTCTCCCGGGTGGCGGCCGGCCACCCCAACACCCTGAAGGTCGAGGTGTTCTGCGAGCGAGGCTCGGCGGCGTTCGACTTCCGCAATCCGGGCCAGGTCCAGGTCGTGCTCGCCGACGGCGACCACGCGCTCGGCGGCCCGCGCACGGTGACGCTCGGCCCCGACCACCCGTACTGGCGCGGTGGCCTCGCGATGGACGCGCCCGGCGTGGGGATCGGCCAGAACGACGGCTTCGTCTTCCAGGCCCGCGCGATGCTCGAGGAGGTCGCCGGCCTGCGCGCCGACGAATCGCTACCGCGCAACGCCGACTTCGCCGACGGCCTGCACAACATGGAGCTCATCGACGCCGTCGCCCGCTCCGCTGTCGCCGGCGGCGCCCCCGTCGACGTGCCCTCGCTCCTCCCCCGGTCCTGA
- a CDS encoding LacI family DNA-binding transcriptional regulator translates to MADGRPTIYDVATRAGVSKSLVSLVLQGSPRVGDVSRRAVEEAIAELGYRPSRAAADLAARRTHTVGVLIDDYTNLWFVDLVRGLHAALGPAGYRLAVVDVATADQAEDPVESMLAMRVDGLVLGMDPPRSLLARDGAALPPVVVAGTRAVRDARFDAVANDDAEGARLVARHLVGLGHRVVGQVCAGGGAGDVRREAFSAEVSRLGATAVDASWRGEASDEAGFRAATELFAADPGITAVFAANDVMAVGVLGAAREHGMDVPRDLSVVGYDDTSLASTRLVGLTTVDDRSFDVGHRAGALLCDRMGAGGGVAAPAARDRESRVLAPRLVVRGTTAPPG, encoded by the coding sequence ATGGCGGATGGACGGCCGACGATCTACGACGTCGCGACGCGGGCGGGGGTGTCGAAGTCCCTGGTCTCCCTGGTGCTGCAGGGATCGCCGCGGGTCGGGGACGTCTCGCGGCGTGCCGTCGAGGAGGCGATCGCGGAGCTCGGGTACCGCCCCAGTCGGGCTGCGGCCGACCTCGCCGCCCGGCGAACGCACACCGTGGGCGTGCTGATCGACGACTACACGAACCTGTGGTTCGTCGACCTCGTGCGCGGCCTGCACGCCGCGCTGGGGCCCGCCGGCTACCGACTGGCGGTCGTCGACGTCGCGACCGCGGACCAGGCCGAGGACCCGGTCGAATCCATGCTCGCGATGCGGGTCGACGGGCTCGTGCTCGGCATGGATCCCCCGCGATCGCTGCTCGCGCGCGACGGTGCGGCGCTCCCGCCGGTCGTGGTCGCGGGCACCCGCGCGGTGCGGGACGCGCGGTTCGACGCGGTCGCCAACGACGATGCGGAGGGAGCGCGCCTCGTCGCGCGACACCTGGTGGGGCTGGGGCATCGCGTCGTCGGACAGGTGTGCGCCGGCGGCGGGGCGGGCGACGTGCGGCGGGAGGCCTTCTCCGCCGAGGTCTCCCGCTTGGGCGCGACCGCGGTCGACGCCTCGTGGCGCGGTGAGGCGTCCGACGAGGCCGGATTCCGTGCCGCGACCGAACTGTTCGCCGCGGATCCCGGGATCACCGCGGTGTTCGCGGCGAACGACGTGATGGCGGTCGGCGTGCTCGGGGCGGCGCGCGAGCACGGGATGGACGTCCCGCGGGACCTCTCCGTCGTCGGCTACGACGACACCTCGTTGGCGTCGACCCGGCTGGTGGGGTTGACGACGGTCGACGACCGCAGCTTCGACGTGGGCCACCGCGCGGGTGCTCTCCTGTGCGACCGGATGGGGGCGGGCGGCGGCGTCGCGGCCCCGGCGGCGCGCGACCGTGAGAGCCGTGTTCTCGCACCGAGACTGGTCGTCCGGGGCACCACCGCACCGCCCGGTTGA